Sequence from the Bremerella volcania genome:
CGAGCATCCCTTCCGCTTCCTTAGCCGACTGGTGCGCGGCGACGTCGGTTTGCGTGGCGCTACGAATGTCGAACTGCAGTCGCCAGGTGCGATCGCTATCGACCTGGGCGCACCATAGTTCGATGGTGCCGATCTCGGTCAGCTTGGCGTGCAGATGCACGGGGATCGTTTCCGCTTCGGCGCGTCGCCGTGCCCGCAGCACGGTACGGATCGGCGGCAAGGCTTTGATCTGCTGCGGATCGATCGGAACCAGTTGTCCTGGCTCGTCGATCAGGCGCGTGCTGGAAATGAACAGTGGAAACTCGACCGGCTCCGACACGCGCAGCTGAAAGGTCAGATCAAGGTCGATCTCTTGCCCTGGCTCAGTCGTCGCCGGAAGCAAGCACATCGCGTCCAGCGAGCCGTCGCTGCCGATCCCAATGTAATAGGTGCGGGCCAGGTTGGCGGTGATCTTCACGCCTGTGCCGCGGCGGACCTGGCCGTAGTAGGTCGCTCCGCGCGAGACGGCCAGGTCGAGATGATGGTTCTCCAGCAGCACCGGCTGCCAATTGGCGTCGTCCTTCGCGAACCAACGAGTCAGTACGTCCAGCAGACGCTGCTTGAGGACAGGCGATTCGAAGAAGCCACCATTGAACAAAACGAGATCGGGACGAACCGCTCCACTCGCGTGGCGGTTTTCTTCTTCGATCACCTCATTGTGCGTTCGCAGGAAGTGCGCCAGCCAGCGGGTGATGGCCGCGTCGGGGGCATACGGCAAGCCAAATTCCTGAAAGCCAGAGGTCCGCGTATCAGGCACGTCGGTCAATTCACAATCGGGCAGGAAGCCTTCGACCAGCACCTGGTGGACTTCGGCTCGCGTGACCTCGCACTGCAGCGCACCGCCGATCAGTTTGGAACCGAGCGCCGGCAAGCTTATCGTCTGCGACTCCGGGGCGTCGGGTCCGAGAAAGGCCTCTTTAATCTGACGGCAGCGACGCACCAGGATCGACCAGCGATCGGCCGGCAGTTTGTCCTTGGGTGAGAGCTTTTGCTCCAGATGATGGGCCAGCGCCAGGTCGAGGTTATCGCCGCCGAGGATCAAATGCTCGCCAACCGCCACGCGATGGAACTGCACCAGGTTCTCTTCGCCGGCCCGGGCACGGATCAATGTGAAGTCGCTCGTGCCGCCGCCGATGTCGCACACCAGGATCGTCTGCCCTGGCGTTACGTGCTGCTGCCAACTGTCGGCATGCTTGGCCAGCCAGTCGTAGAACGCGGCTTGCGGTTCCTCGATGAGAACCACTCGGTTGAGCCCTGCCTGCCTGGCCGCTTCGACGGTCAGCTCGCGGGCAATTTCATCGAACGAAGCCGGCAACGTCAGCACGATGTCTTGCTCTTCGAGCGGCTCGGATTTGAACCGATGGTTCCATGCCCGCCGCACGTGCTGCAAATAGCGGCTACTCACTTCGACGGGCGAAAGCTTCTCGACGTCGGCGGTGCCGTGCCAGGGAAGCAGCGCCGCCGTGCGATCGACGCCGGAGTGCGAGAGCCAACTCTTGGCCGAGTTGATCATCCGGCCAGGGACGCTGGTACCGTGATCGCGGGCAAAGCTGCCGACCGCGGTCGTCTCGTCCGACTTGCTCCACGGCAAGCGAAGTGCATCCTGGGCGAACTCCCCTTGGGCCGCTTGATAGTGAAACGACGGCAGCGTCGTGCGTGCTTCGATCTGGCCCGGGGCAATGACCTGCGGGACGGCGAAGGTCTCGATCTTCGCGCCTTCGGTCTGCGTATCGAGGAACGTCACGGCCGAGTTGGTCGTGCCCAGGTCGATGCCAACGAGATAGCGGCTGGGAAGTTCCTCTTCGTCGCCGGGCCGCTGGGCGGAAGTTGCTTTGACGATTGACATGGTGAGAGTGATTTCTTGATTTGCCACAGAGTGCACAGAGTGCACAGAGAGCACGGAGGGAAGAGTTTTTTGACCAGGGATTACACGGATGAACACGGATAAGAAAGACTTATTTGGCCCAGAGAGTCATCTCTGGGTGGCCGCAGGCCACAAGCGGCTAATACATGTGGCCTGAACCTAATAGATTGTTTCTATTCTGAGTCACGTCCATTCATGAGCCGCTTGTCGGCTAAAGCCGACCCAGAGATAGCTCTCTGGATAGGGATGAAGACCCGTTGCTCCTAGGGTTTACTACGAGTGTGTTAGTAACCCATAAACCCAAAAGGAGCAACGAGCGATGTCTAGTTTACCAACTTTCGTCGGGCTTGATTACCATCAGGATTTGGTTCAGGTGTGTGTTTTGGATTCGGAAGGGCGGACGCTGGCGAATCGGTCGGTGCGGAATGAGGCTGATTTGATTGCCCGCTTTGCGTTGCAGCATGGCACGCCGCAACGCGTGGCGATCGAGGCCTGTTGCGGGGCGGCCGATCTGGCCGAGGAACTGGTCACCCATCGCAATTTGCCGGTGCAGCTGGCTCATCCAGGCTACGTCGCACGGATGAAGCGTTCGCCTGACAAAACCGACCTGGCCGATGCCCAACTGCTGGCCGATCTGGCTCGCGTCAATTACCTGCCGAGCGTGTGGCTGGCCCCCGAAGCAACGCGGCAACTGCGACGCCTGGTCCGCCATCGGGCTCAATTGGTGCGGCGGCGGCGGGACGTTAAACTGCGGATTCGTGGGCTTTTACGAGAAAACCGGGTGCCTTCACCGGGCGGCACGCCTTGGACGAAGAAGTGGCTCACATGGCTGCAGGAAACAGACGACTTGGCACCAAGCGACCGGTGGCTTGTGGAAGACCACCTCGAGGAATTGACTTCCCTGGGGCGTCGCATCCGTGCTGTGGAAGCCAAGATCAGGCACACGGTCGAAGACGATCCGGTCGTTGCGAAGCTTCTGACAATGCCCGGCGTGGGGCTGGTGACGGCGGTTACGCTTCGCGCCGAGATCGGTCGCTTCGATCGCTTCACGCGTGGCAAGCAACTGGCTCGGTTCTGCGGAG
This genomic interval carries:
- a CDS encoding hsp70 family protein, coding for MSIVKATSAQRPGDEEELPSRYLVGIDLGTTNSAVTFLDTQTEGAKIETFAVPQVIAPGQIEARTTLPSFHYQAAQGEFAQDALRLPWSKSDETTAVGSFARDHGTSVPGRMINSAKSWLSHSGVDRTAALLPWHGTADVEKLSPVEVSSRYLQHVRRAWNHRFKSEPLEEQDIVLTLPASFDEIARELTVEAARQAGLNRVVLIEEPQAAFYDWLAKHADSWQQHVTPGQTILVCDIGGGTSDFTLIRARAGEENLVQFHRVAVGEHLILGGDNLDLALAHHLEQKLSPKDKLPADRWSILVRRCRQIKEAFLGPDAPESQTISLPALGSKLIGGALQCEVTRAEVHQVLVEGFLPDCELTDVPDTRTSGFQEFGLPYAPDAAITRWLAHFLRTHNEVIEEENRHASGAVRPDLVLFNGGFFESPVLKQRLLDVLTRWFAKDDANWQPVLLENHHLDLAVSRGATYYGQVRRGTGVKITANLARTYYIGIGSDGSLDAMCLLPATTEPGQEIDLDLTFQLRVSEPVEFPLFISSTRLIDEPGQLVPIDPQQIKALPPIRTVLRARRRAEAETIPVHLHAKLTEIGTIELWCAQVDSDRTWRLQFDIRSATQTDVAAHQSAKEAEGMLDESLWNDAAQVLNETFGNEATRKPQPLIKDLDAALGMGRDEWPTSLLRRMWEHLMDLESGRGKSPTHESRWLNLTGYCLRPGYGLALDDWRVSETWKLLQGKVLHNDDNCRNQSLILWRRIAGGLNRGQQLAIAEPLLVATRAMHKRMTSGGGGTTAAATFTPQQAIEAWRLLGSLELLGAQEKTEIGRMLVDLLGKKKLEPARGAMAWTIGRLGTRTPVYGPLNTLVPKEIAAQWLKAITTQKTTDRADLLAVMQLARRTDDRYRDLAEGARDEAAAWLEKQKATEHWVRIVREGGQLDEEEQSQIFGESLPTGLTLVR
- a CDS encoding IS110 family RNA-guided transposase gives rise to the protein MSSLPTFVGLDYHQDLVQVCVLDSEGRTLANRSVRNEADLIARFALQHGTPQRVAIEACCGAADLAEELVTHRNLPVQLAHPGYVARMKRSPDKTDLADAQLLADLARVNYLPSVWLAPEATRQLRRLVRHRAQLVRRRRDVKLRIRGLLRENRVPSPGGTPWTKKWLTWLQETDDLAPSDRWLVEDHLEELTSLGRRIRAVEAKIRHTVEDDPVVAKLLTMPGVGLVTAVTLRAEIGRFDRFTRGKQLARFCGVTPRNASSGQRQADAGLIKAGNPDLRTVLIELGHRLIRQTSGPWTKLATGMLSRGKPKNVVVAAVANRWVRWLHHELRRETPQADRVLEQAV